DNA sequence from the Bufo bufo chromosome 3, aBufBuf1.1, whole genome shotgun sequence genome:
GACACCTCTCCTCATACGTAATGCTGAGCCCCCTCACCCCACTACCTCCTGCATAGATGACTGCCCTCACCGACCTGTGAGGGACACTGCAGTTTCATCCTCTGTTCAGCTGATGTCAGACACAGCTCATTATCCTGACTGGACTTTGGTAAAGTTTTGTTGAAGGAGGGCTTAGATCGGTCCCCAACCTTTTGTACCTTGTGAGCCATATCCAACTTTGAGTGATGGCCGAGAGCAACACGCAATTCAAAAATAGAGGAGTGAAATTTTGCTTATAAATATTTGTGTGAACTATAATACTAGTATTATACCATCCAAATTGTCACTGTTTGGGGGTATATTTAGGAAAGGTCTGCAAAAATGTAATTGCCAGTATgtatggtcaacccctttaataaaagctaaagttttttttggggggggggagggcctaCCAGAGGTTTTTTATCTAGGGGCCTCCACCAACCTTGATCCGGCCCCGGCAGGGGCATTAGCGAGGTGAGTATTAGCTAGCTTATTTTTTTTAACGTTTTTAAGGAAATCCAAGATCTTTTTTCTACTTGAATACCCTGTTATATGAGAATACTCTGCTAAGAATTCCATGACAAATCCACAGACATGTATTTCTTAAAATGCTTTAAGAAATGTGGCAGAGATGCTAATGTGGCCCACCCTCACTACGACTAGTGGTGAGCAATCACCGTGGATGCTAAAAGGGtgaaaatgtaaattaatgcGAGTCAAAGGCCATGAGCAAAATATATGTCACGGTTCCCCCGGCCGCTGCTGTCTCCATGCGGTGGCAGCGTCCAGTTGCCGGGGGAACCAGGGCTGCTGGGCAGCCCGTTCTGAAGTGGGAGCCCCTGGTTTAATGAGGTGGTGCACCAGGGTTCCCAAGTGTCAGGACGCACTGCCGGCAGCTCCACCTGGTGTGCAGGCACACCGGCGTGAGATGCCTTTACTCAGTATAAAAGGCCGGCGCCTGCATGTGGCAATGAATTTCTTGTCCTCCAGCTCCCCCTGCTGTTTCCTTGCGTGTATTGAAGACACCTTTTGCTTGAAGTGGTGGTAATTTGGTATTGTAttgatctcctggttctgactttttGGCGTGTTTGGTTTTCTCGTTTGCCTCTGGCATATCTTGTACTTGATTATCAGACTGGCATTTGAACCTTTTTCTGTAAGACTCCTTTTTTAGTGTTTGTCTGTTTGTTTGTCTCTGTTTGTGTGTCGCCCCTTCATGTATTGCAGTATACGGACTGTCGCCCGTGCAAGTAGATAGGGATAGTGGGTCTGGGCAGTTTTTGGGCTGCACTGTGTTTGTGTGTGACGGTAGTTGTTATCCTGACAATAAAAATCTTGTCATGTTCTGGACTCATTTGCTTCTGGGGGTGGTCAGTTGTCATGGTGGAGTTGGACTTTGTCTCCAAACTTTTGGGCCAAAAGATTACGTAACGCCCATGTTGTAGAATGTGTCTGCAAATATACTCTTTCCCTCTTCCTTACCTCCCTTTCTATCCCTCTATATCTCTACACAGGTTTattgtgttagggtactttcacactagcggcacggacctctggCCAATAGTcagtggggccggagcggtagtccaggGGCATGCATTCACTAgcgtcaggacagatccgacaggctgtttacccgccgcaacagcctgccggaggtccatgccgctagtgtgaaactagtcttaCCTGTCTaagctttactttttttttaagtacagatCTTTTTGATATTATAGAGGTTCATTTTTTACAAGATATTTCAGAGCACCATATCCTTATTTAATCACTGGAACTTTTCAGTCCTAACATTACCATTATATCACCATTAAATATTGTAATTGTATTACCATATCTTTTTACAAAACCGTTAATAAActaaaattttaataattttcatGTTTCATCATAGATTTACCAAAGGATTGCAGTGAAatcccacggtacaaagacagtgGTGTCTACGTCATACATCCTACAGGCTTGCACCCGCTGATTGTGTACTGTGACATGACTACAGAGAGTGGGGGTTGGATTGTCATTCAGCGCAATAGCTTCAACTCAGAGATATCCTGGGATGAATCTTGGACCACTTACAAATATGGCTTTGGTAATGTGGAGAAGGACTACTGGTTAGGCTTAGAGTATCTCCATCACATTACTAAGCAGAAAGTCTATCAGGTGCGGTTTGTGATTCTAGACAATAACAATGAAGAGAAATATGCTGATTACAACCTCTTCAGTGTGGAAGATGAAGCTAATGGTTACAGGGTAAGAATGGGCAGCTACACAGGTACAGCAGGAGATGCCATGTCTTCAGTTCAACCGTCAGCCACACATGACAACATGAAGTTCACATCCAAGGACAAAGACCAAGATATCTATAGTGCCAACTGTGCAACCGGTCTTGGTGGTGCATGGTGGTATGCTGCCTGCTATGCTGCCAAGCTCAACAACAAAAATGGTATTTATTGGCACGGACTGTGTACTAACAATTGCCAAGGATCCACGGTAATGATCCGTCCAGCAGATTACTGTGTCTACCTATAAAATTTACAAAGCAGGAGGATATTGGGCTTCACTTCTGTAGCACTTTCATGCAATATTTTGTGTCTGTGGACACTTATGAACAAGATCTGAAAGATGGACACTCCGGAAGATTAATGTtcttctctatatatgacagattTATGTATTAATACAATGTACATTGAAAATAAAGTGTGCTTTTTTGCGAAACTTATGTCATAAGTTGACTACACCAGTTTACCATCAGATAACTGAAATCTAAGCTCCCATAATTCACTTAATTCTGAACTAAATTTGGGCCTAGAGTCAAACCTGCCTTTTTGACTGGCTGACCATCTAGTGGTTTTAGATGTTTGACAAATGTTCGTTTGGCTGGGATTAAAAATGATTACATGTAttgaatttcaacatgcctgatcctttgttcttaaaggggttctcaggttCCATAATGGTTTTTTCATCTGCCCACAGTACCCTAAATACTACTTATTTTCACCCCATATACTTGTTTTTATGTCAGCACATTCCTTCCTCTTTTTTCCGCATCATTTCACCCGGGTAGGATATTTACAAGCAGCTTCCTGTTGGGTTTTCTAACCAAACCCTGTATGCTCTAAAATGTTTCTGAGGGCTGGCTCTGCCTACTACACTGTTACATCTCCCTTCTTCATTTTAGCTAAGCAGTACGAGCCCTGTGAAATGGTATAGAGAAAAGCATGCTAGGTTTTGTTTAGAGATCCCAACAGGAAGTGGataaaaacaggaagttctgcatgtaagtaTCCTGTCCAGATGAAATGAGGTAGAAAAAAAGAGGAAGAAAATTCTGACAAAGTATATGGGGTCAAATATGATGTGTTTGGGGTACTCTGAGCAGATACAAAAAATCATTATGAAGCGGTAGAAACCATTCTAGGAAGATAAGTTTCCAGCAGTGGTGGCAGCAGCTTCCTCCCCTCTTTCTACTGAGAACACAAACTTGTTTGGCTGACAGTTACTGGAGGTATGTGACCACCTATCTGAAAGCCCATGGACAAAGATTTGGTGTGTCCATCATCCCCATTGACAATGCCATAGAAGGCATAGATAACTTACCAGGACGTAAACAGATACTGTAATGGGCGACAGATGATCAGTATTATCACAACCTTTCTGTCCAATAATGTTAACTGTTATGGAAAACATGGTTTGGAATATTAGCTTTCAGCATATCAATTTGCTATTTAATCTTGTGATATAAAGGTACAAGACATCTTTTTTCCCTCTTTTACTCTGGTAATAAACTTGCCTATTCACTGGACATCGTCTATAGAAGTGCAGATAGATGGGGAATTTGAATTCCATACACGGAAAATTAAACTCTTCACTTGATATCAACATACCAAATCCTTTGTTTTTTACAGGACATAAGCTATCTCAGGAAAAGTCTGGCAACAGGTTATTCCTATTTACCCAACGAaatcacatgcatgcttggccaagtAAAGCGTGCATGTGTATGTAGGAGAAAGTGCTGTAGATTGTCGAAAGTTCAAAAAGTTTCAAAATTTTCAGAGTTCTTTAACTGAAATGGTGAAAGTACTGGATACCCTATAGGCTTGGTTTTGGTCTTCTTCACCTTAGCATTAAGTACCCAATGTGGCAACCAGCATTACTGAAAAAAAACTCAAGACGTTAAGAGGGTGGAAAATGTTTAATATCCCCAGTAAACAGAaatattactgctttagctgcatGCAAATGTTAATTCTGAGGCTGTGTTGGAAGAATACATGCAAGAATCAGCAAGTCACAATGTATATCAGAAAGGCAGCCATTTGTAAGGTCCTAGTGAaataaggtgtttttttttttacaaagatggTTCCAGTTATGTACTATATCCCTTCACCGGAGCCCAAGAATGCTTTTCATATTGCTAATGATCAAGACCTGGATAGTCTCTCCCAGCATAAGAAATATTTATCTTAATTTGGCCACACAAAGCAGATGCTTTTCTGAGATCAACTGTTGGTGAAACATCAGTTCTAGTGGTGAATCCATGGTGTGCACCAGGGTGCCAATCCATCAGTTCTCTATGAGAGAAAAGAAGAATCAGATCACCACAAATTCTCAATAGCAGCCCCACAGCAGCCCACTTATTCGCCCAGTTGACATGTTGGGTAGCAGTGTGTACCCCAACTTTTTAGAAATGCAACTTAGCCCTCAACTAAAGCTTTTCAAAATTTGTAAAAGGAATGAAACAGGACTAAAGCTAGGACTAGAATAAGTTCAAAGGCAAAACAGAAAACCATGAATAATTTGGAAATTTTTAACTATAAATTttgtaaataaaataatacattaaaTGGTTGGTTAACTACCAGGACAGGAGGATGCTGAGACATAGCAAGCAGCTCAGACTTCATATTCCTCATGAGGAGATAGCACGCATATAGTATGTATACAATAGGGATACTGAATAAGTAGGTTGTAAATGTACAGTAAGCAATACAAAACAACAATGATAGCGCTCTATGGGCTAAAAGGCCACTAAATGTAAAAATAAGCTGGACTGTATAAAAGGCTATACACACACATTTCAGACGTATACTGTTATAAGATAAAGTTTTATAACTGAAGACATTTAGGATAAATTTGTTATCCTAGGGGGCAACATTTCCCTACACACATTAGACTTCCTGTTCTAGCAACCAATGAAGAGCACAATAGCCATGCTACTCCCATATACCGATAGACAGCAATGGCTTATGATGTATAAGTTTGTGTGTGCATGCAATCGGCTTCATATCAATTGTTAATGTGATCGGAAGTAGATTTTAATATGAgctgtaaaacctgtaatttataaatTTGAAACTCTGCTCTTTTTATACTTAAGTCccttgtgtacagctatcagtgactgacagctacagtgggatgcgaaagtttgggcaaccttgttaatcgtcatgattttcctgtataaatcgttggttgttacgatagaaaatgtcagttaaatatatcatataggagacacacacagtgatatttgagaagtgaaattaagtttattggatttacagaaagtgtgctataattgtttaaacaaaataaggcaggtgcataaatttgggcaccacaaaaaagaaattaaatcaatatttagtagatcctccttttgcagaaattacagcctctaaacgcttcctgtaggttccaatgagagtctggattctggttgaaggtattttggaccattcctctttacaaaacatctttagttcattcaggtttgatggcttccgagcatggacagctctctttaagtcacaccacagattttcaattatattcaggtctggggactgagatggccattccagaacgttgtacttgttcctctgcataaatgccttagtg
Encoded proteins:
- the LOC120993268 gene encoding fibrinogen-like protein 1-like protein, giving the protein MGILRYMWILVLMSVGSTRHGHRKPRNEGEEQVENLPKDCSEIPRYKDSGVYVIHPTGLHPLIVYCDMTTESGGWIVIQRNSFNSEISWDESWTTYKYGFGNVEKDYWLGLEYLHHITKQKVYQVRFVILDNNNEEKYADYNLFSVEDEANGYRVRMGSYTGTAGDAMSSVQPSATHDNMKFTSKDKDQDIYSANCATGLGGAWWYAACYAAKLNNKNGIYWHGLCTNNCQGSTVMIRPADYCVYL